Proteins from a single region of Strix aluco isolate bStrAlu1 chromosome 5, bStrAlu1.hap1, whole genome shotgun sequence:
- the LOC141924034 gene encoding acrosin-like — MDAYYGAYYGTSRVVGGTGAQPGAWPWIVSIQDPWEAGTGHVCGGSLVSPQWVLTAAHCFLEARHIAMWRVVVGANHLTQPGPEYPSTQY, encoded by the exons ATGGATGCTTACTACGGCGCTTACTACGGCACGTCACGCGTTGTGGGTGGCACAggtgcccagccaggggcctggccctggatcgtcagcatccaggatccctgggAAGCAGGCACGGGGCATGTGTGCGGAGGGTCCCTcgtcagcccacagtgggtcctcacagcagcccactgcttcctcgaggccag gcacatcgccatgtggcgcgtggtggttGGGGCCAACCACTTGACTCAGCCGGGCCCGGAGTACCCAAGTACGCAGTAttaa